One Brassica napus cultivar Da-Ae chromosome A1, Da-Ae, whole genome shotgun sequence genomic region harbors:
- the BNAA01G35570D gene encoding precursor of CEP9: MKLLAVIVTNIIILIIFDQAPITTEARKLRKTIGQDHFKAGSTGHFVPASPGNKPGIGHKKGNANVEGFQGDFKPTEGRKLQKTNGKDHFKTGVTDDFAPTAPGNSPGVGYKKAHANVKGFKDDFKPKEGNMFEKMNDQYHLKTGTTDDFAPTSPGNSPGMGHKKGDDFKPTTPGHSPGIGHAVKNDEPKA, translated from the coding sequence atgaagctaTTGGCTGTCATTGTGACCAATATCATCATCTTGATAATATTTGACCAAGCACCGATCACCACTGAAGCAAGAAAGTTGAGGAAAACAATCGGCCAAGACCATTTCAAAGCTGGATCTACGGGTCACTTTGTGCCTGCTTCTCCAGGAAACAAACCTGGCATAGGACATAAAAAAGGTAATGCAAATGTTGAAGGGTTTCAAGGTGACTTCAAGCCCACGGAAGGAAGAAAGTTGCAGAAAACTAACGGTAAAGATCATTTCAAAACCGGGGTTACAGACGATTTTGCACCCACTGCTCCAGGAAACAGTCCAGGGGTGGGGTATAAGAAAGCGCATGCAAATGTTAAGGGGTTTAAAGATGACTTCAAGCCCAAGGAAGGGAATATGTTTGAGAAAATGAACGATCAATATCATTTAAAAACCGGAACTACCGACGACTTCGCACCTACTTCTCCGGGAAATAGTCCCGGTATGGGTCATAAGAAAGGAGATGACTTCAAGCCTACGACACCAGGACACAGCCCCGGAATTGGCCATGCCGTCAAGAATGATGAGCCTAAAGCTTAA